In the genome of Vigna radiata var. radiata cultivar VC1973A unplaced genomic scaffold, Vradiata_ver6 scaffold_297, whole genome shotgun sequence, the window CTGATTTAAATAAAcctgctaaaaatgcatgtttctattgtaattgtgttggccatactgttagaaattgttattatagaaatgttgctgttcctaaaaaattatttggttAGAAACCAAAGAAACTGGTAACAAggactgacaatcaaggacccaaaatgaaatgggtaccaacaaccaaatcTTAATCTGTTGTTGCAGGAAATAAAAAGCTGATGTAgtgtgatctcaaggatgaatcaatctggactaaataaaaaatcttgagtgtctacaactggtaactCTATATCAATTGACTGCATTATTGCTTAAACTGCATTAGTTGTTGCTGTGTGATAACATGTATACCTTGTCTGACTGATTGATTGAATGAATGTGTGTTGAACTCTGTTTTTCATATGTCTTAGTCGACTGTTTAAATAACGTGTTCGACTATGTGATATAAAGAACTATGATGATGAACAACAAGAAGAGAAACTGATCCTTTTGGTTGGTTCAGTGATGATGAACAGAGAACTGATTACATCTGCAAATGGGGTTTCAAAGAAATCATACGACATAAGTATTTGAATGTTTTGTTCTGCCGATAAGAGGGATTCAAATTCCAAGATTGGCTTGTGAAGAGCAGTGTGTCAAAAATTGTGGAGATGCAGGGAGATTGTTATTCCAACCTTGTAAAGGTATTTTACTGCAATCTGAAGAGAGATGGTAGCAGTCTAAAATCAAGGGTGAAAAGCGTGAATATTGCTATTGATCAATCAATATGGGAAAATGTGGCAGGACTTCAACAAGAAGGAATTTTATCTCATCAAGGAATGACTGGATTTAATTGTAAAAAGATGTACAATTGTCTACTAAGAAATCCTGCTTCAGCAAGCAATGTGGAGGAATTCAATATCAGAAACCTTTTAATGGATGAATGCCTGTGTGCATATATGATCACCTGGATACTCCTTCCCAGGGAACATGATCAATCAATTATGAATGAAGAAGACCTGAGTATGGTATATGCTCTATTTTCTGATACTCCTGTTAACTGGTCATTCACCATCCGAGACCACATGATGAAATTTACTAAGAGAAAAGGACTTTGTCTGCCATACGGTGTCTTTATCAACAAAGTGCTACAACTACATCAGGTGGATTTTACTAATGAAAGAGTGTAATCGATTCACCTTGTATTGTAGCCTCATTGCTTCATCTACAAGGTTGTTAATTCGATATTCAAAATCTTTCCTTTTAGAGTGTAATCGATTCATCTTGTATTGTAGCCTCATTGCTTCAACATGAAGTTCTTGAAATGCATCTAGCAACAGATCATACTTCACTTCGATAGGCTCACTCTCAAAGTCGCTGTCACTACTTTCAGAATGTACAAAACCAACCATGAAGCACAAGTTTAACTCCTCCTCTACAATTTGATCATCCTCACTTGATGAATCACCATCACTGTTCTCCCAGGCAATGTAAGTCTTTCTCTACTTACTTCTTCTCCTGTCATAAGGATACTTAGAATCAACCTTTTGTCTGTTCTTCAATTCTGGACACTCTGGTATGATGTGACCATCTTTTCCACACTCATAGCAAGTAACAATGTTGATCTTTGAGTTTCTTCTGTCTGCTTTGGAGTTACCTGCATAGTTAGTTGcaacatttctattttttataaatttggtaAATTTCTTTACCGTCATGTTCATAACCTCTTTCTCTGAGATATCTGCATCTGAGTCTGCATTAGATTCAACCTTTCTAGAGGACTTCTTGTTGGTATCTTTGAGTGCAATTGATTGTTTCTGTTCAATCTCCTATTCTTCTTTCAGTCTACCAAGCTCCAACTCATGTTCCCTGAGCTTGCCAAACAAAGTAGCCATATTCATGTTAGTTAAATCTTTTAATTCGAATATGGCTGTTATCTTTGGCTGCCAACTCCTGTTTTAGACTCTTTAGgatcttgatgttgatttcctttttttttcaaaagctttgTCGAGAGCCATCAAGTGGTTAACAATATGAGTAAACCTTTTCTGTACATCATATATGGTCCCTCTAGCTTTCATCCGAAACATCTCATATTCTTGCACCAGGGAATTCTTTCTAGCTCTTTTGAATTCATTTATGCCTTCGTGAGTAACTTCaagaacttcccacatttctttgACAGTCTTGCATTCGGAAACCCTGAAAAACTCATCCATAGTAAGAGTAGAGGcaataacattttctttctaaaaacccaaaaaagcACATTTGAAGAAGATGTGTGCAAACACAaaagttttaatcgattcaccaactaatgtaatcgattcaaagCTAGTTGTTTTGCCTCAGATCAAAACCAAGTTGtttgatgaccttaattgattatcacaacactGTAATCTATTAAGTCATGCAAATATGCTTTTGTGCAAGTTGTTTTCATATCACCAAAACATACATTGTGCATACATGATAAcaatctaaaaaccgttatttttatgcttaaatatgatatcaaaacacaccctttgtggcttagaatgagcttaaaatcaagtaaaatacttagttgagtcatgtgagtcaaaagttggttttagagatattatgcttgttttttcattgttttgcagggttttgatgtgaattgaagatggaagtgaagcaaggtggacttagactcatcaaagaagaagaaaaaagatgaaaagaagagtcaagtgaaccgctcagcgtccaaaACCAACGCTGAGCGGCCAGAGCGATtcgaggcaaaccgctcagcggttaaaTTCATCGTTGAGCGGTGacgcggctagagggaaaccgctgagcggttaaattGGACGCTGTGCAGTTAcctgttgggcttgggctttaattctgttacttttttggtctataaatagacataGTGCGATTCCCAAAGCAATCTTTTGGCAGATAGAGACGTCTagagctgttctacacaccttgaaggaggttccttggatgcttaggctccaatctaccaaatttagggtttattcttccattctttcattatattccatctagattcaccatgtcaatggtgaactaaaccctctgttgttggggaacaatgtaatcttttgaagctctcttatatcaaaattcttatcttctatatatgcttgcatatgcttattttatcaattgttgggttccttacctttgcttaatgcttttatcgtataactcattcggtaaatgttatttgtctttattgatacggagacgtacagtaatgtcatgaactggggggaattccttggttatgctaataccgcctagagataggggtaggacgatcacttgtattttgcttctgtttatcatgcattattagttactaggagaggctagaaatagcaagccagtaattagtaataggctcttttcgtcaaGAGATtgagtttagggtagactaagaaagtttgcatgacaatatgataaattagcaaagtagataagaagagtagatataagagggtggataagatgaaattgtaaaccccaacaactccattcatccatagtttcttctagccaattgattcactgcatattgcatgtttatttttgttctgcatccaaaccctaaaattaatttcttctcaagtcttatgcgattagtttacatgaaagttaaggcctaagagtcctttgggaaacgatactcagacttacccattttgtattacttgataacgatctggtacacttgccagggacttaacaatacACATATATAATCACTTGACAAACACAATAGTATGCATCAATCAACAAAGTATGTCCAACAAATGTGACATACACAATATGTGCAAATTACACAATAAGCATGTAAACATTCAACGTATAACAAAATACATAAACATTCTGTTGTGACATGATAACATTCATGTGTTCTTATTATCAATGtgttgttatcataaaaaaccaaCATATAGGGATTGGGTTTAGATAGCAtaatgctccccctatcaacaatagTCATCATTATCCCTTAAGATCATGGTCCTTTTGGTGAGGCATTATGATGCAATTTGACCTCTACCAAGACACTTGaaacatttaatgtcattagtGTGACTGTGAGATGATATTTCCACCCttgctctttctttttctttatcttctcttTTCCTAGAGGGTTCTCCTTATTCCTCTTCTTTACCCTCcctttgatgatctttcttgacaTTGTAGCTAGAGTGGGAAGTTTAAAAACTTTTCCTTAAAAGTTAATTCTCCACCTTGATGCTTATTTGTATCAAATCATTCAAATCTTGATAAGGTAGCAAATCCACTTTATCACTAATCGCAAGTTTAAGACCATTAAGGAACCTAGAGATGGTGATCTTACTCTCCTTTATAATTCCCACCCTCATGGTATAAAGCTCATCTAATTTCTATATTGTTCTACACTTAGCTATTTTGTTGGAGCCTTTGGATTTTATCCATTAGCTCACGGTTGTAGTAGGAGGGAATGTGCATCCTTCAAATGACACTCTTGAGCTCATTCGAATATTGGATTTGGGAAAATTAGAGAGTCTTCTTTCCTTAACTACGAAAGCCCACCAATGTAAGGCATTCCTTTAAAAACTTAGGGAGGCTAGGGAGACTTTCCTTTCTTCATCAACATGGGGAAATTCAAAAAGTTGTTCCACTTTCATCTCCCAATATATGTATACTTCCACATCTTCTTTCACTACAAAAAAAGGCTATTTAGTGGAGGTTTTTTTCTCAATTTGCGGGGATTTTCACCCTCCGCAAAATAAATTCCAGGGGTTTTTCAAACCGCCAcagtttgagtcgccacaaACTATCTGCGGGGGTTTTTTGCAACCCCTGGTATCGCGTTCAATTTGCGGAGGTTTTTCTGCAGAGGGTGaaaacctcctctattactGACTATTATATTGTGGGGgtttttaacctcctttattttcaactatttgatcacaaaatttttctatatttttgtcagtttttttttatgattattaaaatatatactatCGTTTTTTGTTagatgattattaaaatatataataactatctattttcaccaatttctttcttttcttcttctttgtttttaatttcaaaattaagtaaatttaatttctttttaaaattattaaataccaaacaaatatgattcctctgaataaaaaattgataccATAGAACAAAAACCCCTGTGTAGAAaggaatttagaaaaataaattgaaaaacaattatatgtTACAGCAAGATAGGCTAGAAGTCAATGTAATCCCATTGCAGAAATAGttacaaagaaagaaatgttaTCCAATTCATAATAAACTAGGTATAGTTTTTATcctaaaacaatatcataaacTTCCTAAATGTTACTTCCATCTGATGATTGTCTTGTTTCCAAAGGACACTCAGGCTCATTTGCATCATCACGAGCTTgctgaaataatataaaaaataaaataaactcaattacaTGTGCtcacattttgaaaataatatataaaaaatcaatcaaacagaATAAACATGTTCTATCAATCAAATAGAATAAACATCTTCTATCAAATCGTTGACTGGTCAGGTTGAAGTAAAGTGTGAACCTAACCGCTTAAAACGACTTAACCATTCCTTAACCTTCTCTTATTATTTCTTACACTCTTTCAACGTCATTTAATACTCTTTTTTCCTACCTCTTTTAAGTGTTTCAACCTCGTTGGTCCCACTACATTTCCCAACTCTTCTGGACTACTTGTGATATTGTTTTAATCTTCATTATGATGCACACAAGTGTTTTTCATTATCCTTTGAGTCTCATACACGGTTTAGAGCCTCCAGGACCAAGACAAGTTTCGCTTTTGAAGCATAGTACATTAAGAGATTATAAGGAATAAGCAGACAAGTCAAGTCTTTGTGCTTGTGTCCAAAGTCGCAAGAATTGGTCTCCCTCCCCCAATGGCTtgatatgtatgtatgtgtgtgtaaatGTCTTGGTTTCACACTCCCTCTTCCCTGGAAACTTTTTCAAGGAGTATTCCCTAAATTCCTAGTCATTTTCTAATTCAACTGACATATCAGGCACTTCGAGTGGTGTTATATTGGAAAAAGTATAAAAGCAAGTGAGACAAACTTCTGCTCAGTTTGGATAATCAAATCGGATATGAATTCTGTACTATTTTTCTCACAGACATAGTGTGCGATTGAAGAAGCATGAGTCCGGTTTATGGATTCATATTACTGCTTTTGTTTTCTAAGTTTATGCCACTTCTCTTGGCAATATCACTTTCCCTTTTACTATAACTGGATGCCACAACTGTGGCTTCTTACTGCAACAATCAATAAAGCTAACTACAACTCAGACACAAACAACAACTACCTAATTCTCACACTATGCATATAAATCTTACTGCAACCATCGTACTCAGAACTTGAATAGTGAATAATATATTGGAAAAGCACGACTTATCAACATCTGTTAAACTGATTTCCTAAACTCAATTGCATGTGCTCACAGTAATTATAGTAAATCAAGCATAGTACTTATACTTATTTAGTAACTTACTTGTGGTTGAGGATCAAAGAAGGTAGCCAATTCATCAGGAATCTTTCCTTCCTTCATTATCATATATGCTTTCAACGCACCTAAGGTGGTTTGAACTTGGGATTCTAAATTCATGTACTTCTGTTCCCACTTATTAGAAGATGTTGATGATGTGGCAGTACCAGATGAACCAATGCTTAAATCTGAAAGTCGCATTCTTGTATTTCTGAATGAGTTAGTAGGAGCTGCTCCCAAACCCATGCATCGCACTCTCCCATAATGCTCTGGGCCTAACACTCTACCAACAACATCATGAGGGGAAACCTGTGATTCATCAACAGTACTTTGACTCAAACCTACTTCAATTTGTTCCTATAGGCATATAACAAGTTGTAGTCAAAGATCTAAATATTGAAGCATAATGtttgaaaatatcatattataataaaactaacCGCTATAGCCTTTGCCGCCTCATTTACAAATGAGCCATCTTTTCTTTTATGAGTTTCAATATATAACATTCCACGACTAGGCAGTTTTCCACTATCCAAAAGCTAAATAAAAGGATAAGTTAAAATGAAtagtaaattttgaaaaatactaaaaaccGTCATGTGTACTAATATTACTACCATCTCATGTCTTCTTCTTGAGATAGGTTTAGAGCCACTAGTATGAGGAATTACTTGCTTCTTGcgattttctctattttttttacaaatctcCTATAAAAGAAACAATTGTAAGTTGACataacaatcaaaataataatatacacaaACAATTCATAGCctaaacaataatgaaacttgtACCATTGTCTTCGATTTTAGACGATATGTAACAAAGTGGGCCCATTGAGTTCTGTCTATACCAGTCGGCACATTACATATGATttgatcttttgtttttgttggatCATAGAACTCATTCCATAAACTTTGTCTATGTGCAGCCCACTTCTTGCCCAAAGTTAATTTGCAATATTGTTGGGCAGTAGCTTCAGtagtctttatatatatatacctgtaACACTTCCTTAAAGCATTCTAAAAAGTAGGTGTTAGGCATGCCTGTTTTCCCAGACCACCTTTCAAAATTAATTGGAAATAAGTTATCATTTGTTGCCAATATCCCACAATATCCTACAAGTACTCCTTGTCCTTCGCCTATAGCCATGCCTACCTCATCAAATTATACAATGATGCGTTGCCCATTAGGTAAGTTATTCACTTCTTTGACCTTCACCTTTATTTTCTTGACAACTCCTTCTAGGtctttaacaataaaaaaacttactcaaccataagtaaaatttaaaaaattatgcatgcagaaaaataaatgacATATACCTATTGCATCGACATTCCAATATGATGAAGATTCATGTCCAACATGTTTTTTGGATGTTGTAGATTGCTCTATGTTTTCTGTGGGCATCGATGGTGTTGAGTTCAATGAATCATGTGATGAGGTCTCATTTGTTGGTGAAGGACTTATTAAAACATGTGGTTGTACTTCAATGGATTCAGACATTGTAGGATTTGTTGATGGTGTAGGATTTGTTGATGGTGATTGGTCTTCAATCACTGGAGAAGTCACTGCTGCAGCATTTGTTGATGGTAAAGTACCTAAAGATTCAGGTTGAGGTGATGATTTTTGTAGATTTCGGAATTGCTTGACCTTTGGCATGGCTACATATTTATgacaaatattaaaagaaagaaatgcatTAGGAGAAAATCTGGATAATATGCAAACAACAAGCAAAAAGTGAACTGTACACCATAAAAATGGCTAGGAAATGGTGGTTTCAATGATAAAAATGCTTGGAAGTGTTGCAGCAGCTCAAGTGATGCTTCAAGCAAGTTTATATCATCAATTTGAAGGTGTTCAATCacttaaacaacaaagaaaaagactACACCAGAAAATCACTGGTCCACTTCCAATTTTAGGCAAAATGTGGCGGTTTAAGGAGTGAATTTGAATCCAAGCTCAATTTTGACCAAATGATTAGTGCATACAAGTTTggaatgacaaaataaatttgttcCAGCATGCACAATGCATAGAAACAAGCTGATGCAGTACAGGACAGCTGCAGTTGGGATGTATGCAGAAAAAAAGACACTAAATTTGCACCTAAATGATAAAAGTGGCAATAAAATTGGAACTGCAGTGGCTAAATTCAATGGTAGTGTTTTAAATGTGCAtatgacacttcaaacaagtttgtatcAGCAATTGAAAGGTGTCCAAACGTGAAAACAGTCAAGAAACATGCAGCAGCAGAAATGGACTTTGTTACTtccaaattcaataaaatttgatGGTTTCAATTGTGATTTTGCACATAGGCTTGAAAATGACCAAACAAACAGTGGAAGCAAGTCTCAAATGACAAAATAAACGTGGTCAAATGGTCAGTATGCAATGTAAATAGATCCTAAACATAACTAATTGATCTAAAAGACTGGTAGAACCAAAAATCCCCTATTGGGTAAAATACTAAAACAGAATCAATCTGAACTTGCAAAAACTAGAATCACAATAATGCACAAATGCCAAATCCAGATTCAGAATTAAACTCTGTTACCAAAGATGTAAGTACCTAAACTACACTAACACATATCTGTCAATGATCTAATAACTGAAAATTAACTTTGTAAAATTTACAAGTTCAACTCATGCAATCAGATTCAAGAAAATCAATTCTGAAATAACAATAGCACATATGAATGAGTTACGATCTTATTACCTTTCAAAATGAGAGAACGAGTTAATAAAGAGTCATAATTCAGAAAAGGTAAGTTCTTCTTAACTTGAAAATGAGAATCAAACATGTGGTACATATCATCACCTTAAGAAATCAACCATGAGTGAACTATACATGcattgaaaataattgaaaataataaatgaatattaattatattttcaactcATACATTTGACTAATTGATATCCTCGTCTAAATGGTTTGTAGCCAATTGAACATATTCATTGTCATTACTATAAAATTTNTCCAACTCTTGATCTTGGTATGGTTCTTTTTCATATAACTCTTCTTGTACCTCTTCTCCCATTTCATACAAATCTCTTGGCTTTANATGCACAGCAACACTCCATCCTTCATTAACCACATCATCAACATAATATACCATTTGTGCTTGAGATGCCTCAATATAAGGTTCATGTTCTTCNCGGTTTCCAATATGAATAAGTCTATCAAAgttaacacaattaaaattcCATTGATCCTTTTTATATCCTCTATCTCGTGTAGTATCTACCCACTTACACTTGAAAAGAACAACTTTGAATCGACCataataattaagctcaataaTATCCTCCAACTTTCCATAATAGGATAAGTCTGCTTGCCTTAAGTTCCTATCAACAGTACTTGAAACAGAAGCTGTATTAGATGTTAAAAAGACACCACTATTTTGTGTTCTCAATCCCTCATCACGAGTCAATGTTCGAAATTTGAACCCATTGATGTTGTAAGCAGTAAATCTTCTAGCATTATCCAATGGACCTCGTGCTAGAAACTTCAAATCAGTAGACATTGAATTTATTGTTTCTGGATTCATAATCTAAATAAGGAAATAATGttagatataattaaaagaaaacttggTAAGTAAGAGAAAGTGTTCTATTTAATCAACCACCCGCCTTTGAAACCAATCAACAAACTCTTTAAACACTCTAGTTTCTATCTCAGTAGTTGAAGGTCGCCTTCCTCTTGATCTTCTTTTTATTAGATCTCTAAATTCactacaaaatttaattacattatatgaataaaatacaaGAATAATGTAGTTCAATTTGTTTAACTACAAATCACACACTTAATGTAGTGTACTTACTCAACAAACGGTGTGACTATCGCACAATTTAAAAGCACGTATCGATGGGCTTGTAGCTTTTGCATATGAGTTAAAGTAAACATTGAGGAACCTCCTACCACCTTCCCACCTAGTGGGAATATAGATGAAACAAAACACTCATTATCATCTGGGTTATCACAAACACGTCGTTGTCTATTGAACCTTGTCTCTATATCTTCAATGTATCTAGAACAAAATGTAAGAGACTCTTTAGCTAAGTATCCCTCAGCTATAGAACCTTCTGGTTGTGCCTTGTTTCGTACAAAGGTCTTTAAATGACCTAATTCCctattataatgataaataattacattaaataaattggATACATATAATATCATACCTTGAACTAAAAGTAGTTAGCAATTACCTCTCTATAGGATACATATATCGATAATGAACTAGACCTCCAAGCTTTGCTTCCTCTACCAAATGNACAGTTAAATGAACCATAACTGTGAAGAATGATGGTGGGAATAACATNTCTAAGTGGCAAAGTGTAACCACAATACGATTTTGAAGCATTTCAAGGTCTTCAAGATTTAAGCTTTTACTACAAAGGGCCTTAAAGAATTAGCAAAACTCCACCAAGGTTGCAGTGACATGGTTTGGTAACAAATTACGTATTGCCAATGGAAGTAATTGCTCCATAATAATATGGCAATCGTGACTTTTTANTCCTGATATTTTATGTTGAACATCATCAACACATCTAGAAATGTTACTTGAGTAACCATCAGGTactaaaacatttttcaaagttttgaGNAACAACNTTTTGGTATCACGAGTTAGTGAAAACAAAGCAAGGTGGTATC includes:
- the LOC111240758 gene encoding uncharacterized protein LOC111240758, which gives rise to MILYVSNLFNVIIYHYNRELGHLKTFVRNKAQPEGSIAEGYLAKESLTFCSRYIEDIETRFNRQRRVCDNPDDNECFVSSIFPLGGKVVGGSSMFTLTHMQKLQAHRYVLLNCAIVTPFVDEFRDLIKRRSRGRRPSTTEIETRVFKEFVDWFQRRIMNPETINSMSTDLKFLARGPLDNARRFTAYNINGFKFRTLTRDEGLRTQNSGVFLTSNTASVSSTVDRNLRQADLSYYGKLEDIIELNYYGRFKVVLFKCKWVDTTRDRGYKKDQWNFNCVNFDRLIHIGNREEHEPYIEASQAQMVYYVDDVVNEGWSVAVHXKPRDLYEMGEEVQEELYEKEPYQDQELXKFYSNDNEYVQLATNHLDEDIN